In Oryza brachyantha chromosome 1, ObraRS2, whole genome shotgun sequence, the following are encoded in one genomic region:
- the LOC102715724 gene encoding uncharacterized protein LOC102715724: MGCAASATDDRAEQRRRRGRGRGRGRAAGHNSETSTTGVLVTRHQNDGQPEPTSAAVAAARRRGCKVAPEPKEEDGAAAAFLLAMPGSPSFRLYCQKSSAVDALVADADGGDSDARTTKETPQPIKNDGRAVVVPGSVELSKPEASRWLRFRCLVAAAVCSLFSRHGTAASASSHPPPAAKSHHR; this comes from the exons ATGGGGtgcgcggcgtcggcgaccgACGACAGGGCTgagcagcggcggaggcgggggcgggggcgggggagggggcgggcggcgggccaCAACAGCGAGACGTCCACCACGGGCGTCCTGGTGACGCGCCACCAGAACGACGGCCAGCCGGAGCCGACTTCCGCCGCCGTAGCGGCCGCGAGGAGGCGCGGGTGCAAGGTGGCGCCGGAGCccaaggaggaggacggcgcggcggcggcgttcctTCTGGCGATGCCCGGCTCCCCCAGCTTCCGGTTATACTGCCAGAAGTCCTCCGCCGTcgacgcgctcgtcgccgacgccgacggcggcgacagcgacgccaGAACCACCAAGG AGACGCCTCAGCCGATCAAGAACGAtggccgcgccgtcgtcgtgcctGGCTCCGTCGAG CTCTCCAAACCGGAGGCGAGCAGGTGGCTGAGGTTCAGatgcctcgtcgccgccgcggtgtgCAGCTTGTTCAGCCGCCATGGCACTGCAGCTTCAGCTTcatctcatcctcctcctgccgCAAAATCTCACCATCGCTGA